A genomic region of archaeon BMS3Bbin15 contains the following coding sequences:
- a CDS encoding 30S ribosomal protein S3Ae, with protein sequence MARSVRKRRMVDTWKTKKWYNVLAPKMFEEVKIGETIVSSPEDLIGRTIEVSMKDIAGDFTRQHIKLKFQIVDVRGENAHTIFRGQRLSREYLRSQIRRKNTKVEGIVDVITKDSHKIRVKVIALGYGRAQTSQEKRIRALLMDMVKAFAQEKTLGGFVRDSVNGKIPSEIYRSANKVYPLKRVEIRKIKYISAVKHAVNEELATVEA encoded by the coding sequence ATGGCAAGGTCTGTAAGAAAAAGGCGGATGGTAGATACATGGAAGACAAAAAAATGGTATAATGTTCTTGCTCCTAAGATGTTCGAAGAGGTAAAGATAGGTGAAACTATAGTGAGTTCTCCTGAAGACCTTATTGGAAGGACTATCGAGGTCTCAATGAAAGATATTGCCGGTGACTTCACAAGACAACACATAAAACTAAAGTTCCAGATTGTTGATGTCAGAGGAGAAAATGCACATACAATTTTCAGAGGCCAGAGGCTTTCCAGAGAATACCTGAGGAGTCAGATAAGAAGAAAGAACACAAAAGTTGAAGGAATTGTGGATGTGATTACAAAGGATAGCCACAAAATCAGAGTTAAGGTAATTGCTCTGGGCTACGGCAGGGCTCAAACATCTCAGGAGAAGAGAATAAGAGCCTTACTAATGGATATGGTCAAAGCTTTTGCACAGGAAAAGACTCTTGGCGGGTTTGTAAGAGACTCTGTAAACGGTAAAATTCCATCTGAAATTTACAGGAGTGCCAATAAAGTATATCCTCTTAAGAGAGTTGAGATAAGAAAAATAAAATATATCTCAGCAGTCAAACATGCTGTAAATGAAGAGTTAGCTACTGTAGAAGCTTGA